The Dasypus novemcinctus isolate mDasNov1 chromosome 12, mDasNov1.1.hap2, whole genome shotgun sequence genome includes a window with the following:
- the LOC101431594 gene encoding olfactory receptor 6C2-like produces MRNSTVTRFILLGLTNQPQLQILIFLFLFLTYMLSITGNLTIIFLIILDYHLKTAMYYFLQNFSFLEISFTSACIPRYLYNIATGDKVITYNACASQVFFIDFFAITEFFLLAAMSYDRYVAICKPLHYVTIMSSSVCRKTVLCCWVAGLLIVIPPLGLGLNLDFCDSNIIDHFICDAFPLLKIACSNTWFMEQTIIICAVLTLIITLICVVLSYIYIIKTILRFPSAQQKKKAFSTCSSHMIVASITYGSCIFVYINPSAKDSVAINKGVSVLTTSIAPMLNPFIYTLRNKQVKQAFSDSINRIAIFSKKQGL; encoded by the coding sequence ATGAGAAATAGTACAGTAACAAGATTCATTCTGCTGGGACTGACAAACCAACCACAACTGCAGATTCtgatatttctctttctctttctcacctATATGTTGAGTATAACCGGAAACCTGACAatcattttccttattatattggACTATCACCTAAAAACAGCCATGTACTATTTCCTACAAAATTTCTCCTTCTTAGAGATCTCATTCACCTCTGCATGTATTCCCAGATACTTGTATAACATAGCAACAGGTGACAAGGTCATTACCTATAATGCTTGTGCCAGCCaagtattttttattgacttcttCGCAATAACAGAATTTTTCCTCCTGGCCGccatgtcctatgaccgctatgtggcaaTCTGCAAACCTCTGCATTATGTGACTATCATGAGCAGCTCAGTCTGCAGAAAAACTGTTCTTTGCTGTTGGGTGGCTGGCCTGTTGATTGTAATCCCCCCACTTGGCCTGGGCCTAAATCTGGATTTTTGTGATTCTAACATCATTGATCATTTTATCTGTGATGCATTTCCCCTCCTGAAGATTGCTTGTTCAAACACTTGGTTCATGGAACAGACTATTATAATCTGTGCTGTGCTTACCCTCATTATAACACTGATTTGTGTAGTTTTGTCCTACATTTATATCATCAAGACTATATTAAGATTCCCCTCTgcccagcaaaagaaaaaagccttTTCCACCTGTTCTTCCCACATGATTGTGGCTTCTATCACCTACGGCAGCTGCATCTTCGTCTATATCAATCCTTCAGCAAAAGACTCAGTGGCGATTAATAAGGGTGTATCAGTGCTCACGACTTCCATCGCTCCTATGCTCAACCCCTTCATTTACACCCTGAGAAACAAGCAGGTAAAACAAGCCTTCAGTGACTCAATCAATAGAATtgcaatattttcaaagaaacaggGACTGTGA